TCGGGATTGAACTTGATATTGAAAGTGAATAATGAAACATATTAGAAATTTTTGCATAATTGCCCACATTGACCACGGAAAAAGTACGCTTGCCGACCGATTACTTGGTGCCACTCAAACCGTAACTGCTCGTGAAGAAAAAGCGCAATTGTTGGACAATATGGACTTGGAGCGTGAACGTGGAATTACCATTAAAAGTCACGCTATCCAAATGGAATACACCTACCAAGGTCAAGAGTATATCTTGAACTTGATTGATACTCCGGGCCACGTAGATTTTTCATATGAAGTTTCTCGTTCTATTGCGGCCTGCGAAGGCGCTTTATTGATTGTAGATGCAGCGCAAAGTATTCAAGCACAAACCATTTCTAATTTATACTTGGCTTTAGAAAACGACTTGGAAATTATTCCGGTTTTGAATAAAGTTGATTTACCAAGCGCTAACCCCGAAGAGGTGAGCGACGATATTATCGATTTATTAGGTTGTAAACTAGAAGATATTATTCATGCTTCAGGGAAAACAGGTTTTGGAGTTGAAAATATTCTAGCTGCCATAATCGAAAAAATTCCAGCGCCTAAAGGAAGCAAAGACGAGCCTTTACAGGCCTTAATTTTTGACTCCGTTTACAATCCTTTCCGCGGAATCGAAGTTATTTTCCGTGTCATTAATGGCGAAATCAAAAAAGGACAAAAAATTAAATTCATGGCCACAGGTAATGAATATTTTGCGGACGAAATCGGCACCCTAAAATTAAATCAGGTTCCGAAACAAGTCATTTCAGCTGGAGATGTTGGCTACTTGATTTCAGGAATTAAAGAAGCTAAAGAAGTAAAAGTAGGGGATACTTTAACCGATGCCAAAGAACCTACTCAAAATATGATTACCGGATTTGAAGACGTAAAACCAATGGTTTTTGCTGGAATTTATCCTGTAGACACCGAAGATTATGAAGACTTACGTTCATCAATGGAAAAACTTCAATTGAATGATGCTTCCTTAGTTTTTGTGGCTGAAAGTTCGGCCGCTTTAGGTTTTGGTTTCCGTTGCGGATTCTTAGGAATGTTGCATATGGAAATTATCCAAGAGCGTTTGGAACGTGAGTTTGACATGACGGTAATTACCACGGTGCCTAACGTTTCGTATTTGGCTTACACCAAAAAAGATCCAGAAACGCCACTTATCGTGAACAATCCATCGGACTTACCGGAACCTTCTAAATTAGACCGAGTAGAAGAACCGTATATTAAAGCCACTATCATTACTAAAGCCGATTTCGTTGGCAACGTAATGAGTTTGTGTATTGAAAAACGTGGGTTAATTACCAATCAGACTTATTTGACTACGGAAAGAGTAGAATTGAATTTCGATATGCCTTTGGCCGAAATCGTATTTGATTTTTACGATCGTTTGAAAACCGTTTCTAAAGGATATGCGTCGTTTGACTATTCGCCAATTGGAATGCGAACATCTAAATTGGTCAAATTAGATGTACTATTAAACGCCCAAACGGTAGATGCCCTTTCTGCTTTGATTCACGAAGATAATGCCTACAATATTGGTAAAAAAATGACCGAAAAATTACGCGAGTTGATTCCAAGACAACAATTTGATATTCCAATTCAAGCCGCTATTGGAGCTAAAATTATTGCGCGTGAAACGATCAAAGCCTTACGTAAAGACGTTACGGCTAAATGTTATGGAGGTGATATTTCGCGTAAGCGTAAATTATTGGAAAAACAGAAAAAAGGAAAAAAACGTATGCGTCAAGTAGGTAACGTTGAAATTCCGCAAGAAGCCTTTATGGCAGTATTGAAATTGAACGATTAATAAAATACGATATTCAAAGTTAAAACCCAATGACGAAAGTTGTTGGGTTTTGTTTTTCAATTTAGGAATCTATGCCTAAAAAACTTTGTACCTTTGCCGCTTTAAACTTTGCTACATCATTATGATTGAAGATAAAAACCCACAACGCACCAGCATTTCGCAATTAGGCGAATTTGGATTGATTGATCACTTGACTAAAAACTTTGCCATCACGCAAGCTTCAACTTTAAAAGGAATTGGAGACGATGCCGCAGTCTTGGATTTCAAAGACAAAAAAGTAGTTGTTTCAACAGATATGCTAGTGGAAGGAGTCCATTTTGACTTGGCCTATATGCCTTTGAAACATTTAGGATACAAAGCAGTTGTTGCTAATGTGTCTGATATTTGCGCTATGAATGCCAAAGCGACACAAATCACAGTTTCTATTGCGGTATCCAATCGTTTTCCGCTAGAAGCCTTAGAAGAATTGTTCGAAGGAATTACTTTGGCTGCCAATGAATACAAAGTGGATGTTATTGGAGGGGATACTACCTCCTCGCAAAAAGGATTGATCATTTCGATTACCGCTATAGGTGAAGCAGACGAAGCTGAATTAACCTATAGAAATGGAGCCAAATCTACTGATTTGTTAGTAGTAACGGGCGATATTGGCGCGGCTTATATGGGCTTGCAAGTTTTGGAAAGAGAAAAACAAGTGTTTTTAGTCAACCCCAATTCGCAACCTGATTTGGATGCCTATACCTATTTAATTGAACGCCAATTGAAACCGGAAGCAAGAAAAGACGTGCGTACATTATTGCACGCTTTGGAAATTAAACCCACTTCTATGATTGATATTTCTGACGGCTTGTCGTCTGAGATTATTCATTTGTGCAAACAATCAAAAGTAGGATGTAATTTATACGAAGACAAATTACCCTTAGATCCTCAGTTCATTAATGTGTGCGAGGAATTTAATATCGACAGTACTACGGTGGCGATTAATGGAGGCGAAGATTTCGAATTGCTTTTCACCATAGCCATGGAAGATTTTGACAAAATAAAAGGCAATCCCAACTTCTCTATTATTGGTCATATGACCCAAGAAAGCGAAGGTATCCATTTGGTTACCCGAGCCAACACTAAAATTGCGTTGAAAGCCAGAGGATGGAATGCTATTGCAGAATAATTTTATTTATATACTACACTATTTATCTAAAATTAATTTTTAATTTTATTTCGCATAAACCCAAATCTTAAACAAATGAAAAAAATTTTAATTGCCCTATGTTTATCTTCATTTTTCTTTGGTTATAGCCAGGAAAAAGAATTCACATCAATTGAAAAAAATGAACTCAAAGCCAATGTGTTTTTGTTTGTTCTGAGTCCAATTGAAATCACTTACGAACGGATTTTAAATGAAGATTCAGGAATTGGTGCTTCGGTATATTTTATGAAAAAAGGAGATGCCGATATTAATTTTAGTTTATCACCTTATTATCGTGCCTATTTTGGAAAAAAAAGAGCCGCTGGTTTCTTTGTAGAAGGTTTTGGTATGTTAAACTCTGGAAATACAGGATACCATTCAATCTATGATCCAATAAGAGACGATTACATCTACACTAAAAAAGATAACTTTACCGATGTTGCCTTAGGATTTAGTTTGGGTGCAAAATGGGTTCACAAGAAAAAATTTATTTTCGAAATAAGTGGTGGTATTGGAAGAAATTTACTAAACAGTGATAGTCCTGATGTTATAGGAAGAGGTGGAATCAATTTAGGATATCGCTTTAACTAAATAAAAAAGTCCCAAACTCAATTGAATTTGGGACTTTTTTTATCATGTGTTTCGTCTAACCGAAACTTAGTCATTCATTTTCATCAGCCAATTCTTCATTGACACTTCATTTTCGATAATGTTTTTCAAGTCGGCAATTTGAACACGATCTTGTTTCATACTATCTCTATGACGAATCGTTACGGTTTGGTCTTCGATCGTTTGATGATCCACCGTAATACAGAAAGGAGTTCCCAAAGCATCTTGTCTTCTGTAACGTCTTCCTACCGCATCTTTCTCATCATACGTTACATTAAAATCCCATTTCAAATCGGCAATAATTTGATGTGCAATTTCTGGTAATCCGTCCTTTTTAACCAATGGTAAAATGGCTGCTTTAGTTGGCGCCAAAACGGCTGGCAAACTCAACACAGTTCGTGTAGAACCATCTTCTAAAGTTTCTTCTTTTAAAGAAGTTGCAAAAACGGCCAAGAACATTCTGTCCAATCCAACAGATGTTTCTACTACATACGGTACATAATTTTGGTTCAATTCGGCATCAAAATACTGTAATTTTCTACCAGAAAATTGTTCGTGTGCTTTCAAATCAAAATCGGTACGCGAGTGGATTCCTTCTAATTCTTTGAATCCAAAAGGAAAATCAAATTCGATATCGGCAGCCGCATTGGCGTAATGTGCTAATTTTTCGTGATCGTGAAAACGGTATCTTTCTTTTCCTAATCCCAATGACAAATGCCATTTCAAACGGGTCGCTTTCCAATGTTCATACCATTGCATTTCTTCGCCTGGACGCACAAAAAATTGCATTTCCATTTGTTCGAATTCACGCATACGGAAGATAAATTGACGCGCTACAATTTCGTTTCTGAAGGCTTTGCCCGTTTGAGCAATACCAAAAGGTACTTTCATTCGCCCTGATTTTTGAACGTTCAAGAAATTGACAAAAATTCCTTGTGCCGTTTCTGGACGCAAGTACAAGTCCATCGCAGAGTCTGCAGAGGCACCTAATTTAGTTCCAAACATCAAATTGAATTGGCGCACTTCGGTCCAGTTTCTTGATCCTGACTCCGGACATGCAATTTCCAACTCTTCGATTAAAGCTTTTACATCTTCTAAATCTTCATTTCCTAGAGAACGAGCCATTCTTTCCAGAATTTCTCTTTCCTTGGCTTTGTATTCCATCACACGGGCATTGGTGGTCACAAACTCTTGTTCGTTAAACGCCTCTCCAAAACGTACACGTGCTTTTTCGATTTCTTTGATTGCTTTTTGATTTAGCTTTTCGGCATAATCTTCAATCAAGACATCGGCTCTATATCTTCTTTTTGAATCTTTGTTGTCAATCAACGGATCGTTAAACGCATCCACGTGACCTGATGCTTTCCAAGTGGTTGGGTGCATCAAAATCGCGGCGTCCAAACCAACGATATTCTCGTTCATTTGCACCATTGATTTCCACCAATATTCGCGAATATTTTTCTTTAATTCAACTCCGTTTTGTGCATAATCATATACTGCACTCAATCCATCGTATATTTCGCTTGACGGAAAAATAAATCCGTACTCTTTTGCGTGCGAAACGACATTCTTAAATAAATCTTCTTGTTTTGCCATAGTAGTGCAAAAATATAAAAAGTGTCCTTAAAAAAAAGGAAATAGTTAAAGTTTGAATCGCTGATTTCCTTATTTTTATCTATCCTAACCCAAATCCTATGTTCCAAAGCCTCCTCCATTTATTTTTTCCGCCCACTTGTGCGGGTTGCCAATCTGTTTTAATGAGCAACGAAAATGTAATTTGCACCAAATGCCGGCACGAAATACCGCTCACTCAGCACCATAAAAATCCAGAAAACGATGCTTATAAAAAATTTTATGGTCGCATTCCGGTTGAACAGGTTTCGGCTTTAGTGTATTTTCACAAAAAAGGAATTGTCCAAGAATTGATTCATAGTTTAAAATACCGTGGACAAGAAGCTATTGGAACTGTTTTAGGCGAATGGTATGGCGAAGAATTAAAAAGCAGCCAATTGCTTCAGACAGTAGATGCAATTATTCCAGTGCCTTTACATCCGAAGAAATTACGAGAAAGAGGCTACAATCAGGTGACTGAATTTGGAAATGCCCTAGCCAAAAAATTAGAGATTCCGGTGAACAATTCGATTTTGTATCGGCAAGTGTATTCCAAAACACAATCGCAAAAAAATCGGTTGGGTAGAACTGAAGGTATCGATACTATTTTTGATGTTTCGTTTGACGAAAAAGACCATAATAAACATTTCCTTTTGATTGACGACGTGATTACTACAGGGGCAACATTAGAAGTTTGTGCCAAAGCGTTGTTAAAGATTCCTGGAACCAAGATTAGCATTGTTTGCATGGCTATGGCCGATTCTTAAAAAAAAATTATACCCCAATTGCTTTTTCTATTTCAAGTTAATTGACTAATTTTGAATTCACTTTTTAATTTTCACTTAAAATAATTATATCATGGCTTTTGAATTAGCACCATTACCTTATGCTTACGATGCATTAGAACCGCACATTGATGCACGCACTATGGAAATTCACCATACAAAACACCACAATGCATATACTACTAACTTGAATGCAGCTATTGCTGGAACCGATTTAGAAGGTAAAACCATTGAAAACATTTTAATCAATTTAGACAAAACCAATGCAGCTGTTCGTAACAACGGTGGTGGTTTTTACAATCACAATTTGTTCTGGTCTGTAATGACTCCAAACGGTGGTGGTTTACCTACAGGTGAATTATTAGAAGCTATCGAAGCATCTTTTGGTACATTTGAAGAATTCAAAGCTAAATTTGCCAAAGCGGGAGCTACTCAATTTGGTTCTGGATGGGCTTGGTTGTGCGTTCACAAAGGTGGAAAATTAGACGTTTGTGGCACTCCAAATCAGGACAATCCATTAATGCCAGAAGTAGGTTGTAGCGGAACTCCAATTCTTGGAATGGATGTTTGGGAACACGCTTACTACTTGCACTACCAAAATAGAAGACCTGATTATATCGAAGCATTCTTCAATGTAATCAATTGGACAGAAGTAACAAGACGTTTTGTTTTAGACAAATAATCTTTTATTGAATAAATAAAAATCCGCTGATGACCTCAGCGGATTTTTTTATTGAATCATTGTAAGTTCTATATAAAAAATAAAAGAGGAGGAATTACTTCCTCCTCTTTTGCCCCAAATCTACCATAACTTTAACCTTCTAATGTAAATGGTAGCGTAAAGATATCTTTACCAATATTGTTTTATATTTATTTTAGACGAACGTCTTAAATCATCGACAAAGCGTTTCTTTTGATCTAATAAGCTCTCGCGTCTTTCCCTTCGTAGAAATTCATGAAAGCTCGGTTTACAACTCGGTTTCCTCCTGGAGTTGGATAATCCCCTGTAAAATACCAATCCCCTAAATTTTTAGGACAGGCAATATGCAAGTCTTCAACCGTTTGGAAAATGATTTTTACTTCGGCATTGATTTCAGGGGAACTCAACATCTCTGCAATTTTATCTGAGATTTCCTCTGGTGTAAAAGGCTCATAAATAGCTGTTACATAATTGACAACTTCCGCATCTTTGAAATTTTCTTGCGCTTTACACTTGGCATACACCTCATCCACTATATGGTATAAGTTGCGCTCTTTTAACAAAGCTAAAGCCGCTCTAAAGGCAACCAAACCTTCTAGTTTTGCCATATCAATTCCGTAACAATCTGGGTAACGAATTTGTGGTGCCGAAGAGACAATCACGATTCGTTTTGGTTTCAAACGATCCATCATTTTAATGATACTCATTTTCAACGTAGTCCCACGAACAATACTATCATCGATAATAACCAAATTATCGGTAGGTTTAATCACGCCATAAGTTACATCATAGACGTGAGCCACTAAATCGTCACGGCTACTATCTTCTGTAATAAAGGTTCTTAATTTAGCATCTTTGATCGCCACTTTTTCCGTACGAATTTTAACCTTCAAAAGTTCTTGTAAGGTTTGTTCCGTTAAGGTACTTCTATTCTTTAAAATATAATCATTTTTTCTTTGGTTCAAGAAATCCTGAGCTGCTTCTACTAATCCGTAAAAAGAAGTTTCGGCTGTGTTTGGAATATACGAAAACACGGTATTATCTGTATCTTGATCAATTGCTTTTAAAACCGATGGCAAGATTAATTTTCCTAAATTTTTTCTTTCTTGATAAATCTCTGCATCACTTCCTCTTGAAAAATAGATGCGCTCAAATGAACAGGCTTTTTTCTCAATAGGAGTTAAGATTTGTTTCATTGAAATAGCACCGCCTTTTTTAATAATCAAGGCGCTTCCTGGATCAATTTCTTGAACACTTTCGAAAGGCACATTGAATACGGTTTGTATCACTGGGCGTTCTGAAGCTACCACCACTACTTCATCATCTTGATAGAAATAAGCTGGTCGAATTCCCGCTGGATCTCTAAACACAAAGGCATCTCCGTGTCCTAACAATCCCGCCATAGCGTATCCTCCATCTAAATTTTTAGAAGAACGATTTAATATTTTAGCAATATCCAAACGATCGGCAATAACGGGAGAAGCTTCTCTTTTATTCAAGCCCATCTCTTTGCATTCTTGGTACAATTGCATTACTTCTTTATCTAAGAAATGACCAATTTTTTCCATTACCGTTACGGTATCGGCCATTTCTTTTGGATGTTGTCCTAGTTCAATAAGATTTTGGAATAATTCTTTAACATTGGTCATATTAAAGTTTCCTGCCAAAATTAAGTTTCGGTGCATCCAATTGCTTTGACGCAAGAATGGATGTACACTTTCAATACTATTTTTACCAAAAGTTCCATAACGAACGTGACCTAAAAACAACTCCCCTAAATAAGGAATGTTCTCTTTTTGTAACGCCACATTGTTAGCATATTCAGGATGATTGGTCATCTCTTCATTGATACGCTCGTTGATTTGAGCAAATACATCTTGAATAGGTTGTGAAGCGTTGGAACGCACACGACTAATGTATCGCTGTCCAGGTTCTACATCAAACT
This sequence is a window from Flavobacterium ammoniigenes. Protein-coding genes within it:
- a CDS encoding DUF3575 domain-containing protein, with translation MKKILIALCLSSFFFGYSQEKEFTSIEKNELKANVFLFVLSPIEITYERILNEDSGIGASVYFMKKGDADINFSLSPYYRAYFGKKRAAGFFVEGFGMLNSGNTGYHSIYDPIRDDYIYTKKDNFTDVALGFSLGAKWVHKKKFIFEISGGIGRNLLNSDSPDVIGRGGINLGYRFN
- a CDS encoding ComF family protein, with the protein product MFQSLLHLFFPPTCAGCQSVLMSNENVICTKCRHEIPLTQHHKNPENDAYKKFYGRIPVEQVSALVYFHKKGIVQELIHSLKYRGQEAIGTVLGEWYGEELKSSQLLQTVDAIIPVPLHPKKLRERGYNQVTEFGNALAKKLEIPVNNSILYRQVYSKTQSQKNRLGRTEGIDTIFDVSFDEKDHNKHFLLIDDVITTGATLEVCAKALLKIPGTKISIVCMAMADS
- the thiL gene encoding thiamine-phosphate kinase, which translates into the protein MIEDKNPQRTSISQLGEFGLIDHLTKNFAITQASTLKGIGDDAAVLDFKDKKVVVSTDMLVEGVHFDLAYMPLKHLGYKAVVANVSDICAMNAKATQITVSIAVSNRFPLEALEELFEGITLAANEYKVDVIGGDTTSSQKGLIISITAIGEADEAELTYRNGAKSTDLLVVTGDIGAAYMGLQVLEREKQVFLVNPNSQPDLDAYTYLIERQLKPEARKDVRTLLHALEIKPTSMIDISDGLSSEIIHLCKQSKVGCNLYEDKLPLDPQFINVCEEFNIDSTTVAINGGEDFELLFTIAMEDFDKIKGNPNFSIIGHMTQESEGIHLVTRANTKIALKARGWNAIAE
- the lepA gene encoding translation elongation factor 4, giving the protein MKHIRNFCIIAHIDHGKSTLADRLLGATQTVTAREEKAQLLDNMDLERERGITIKSHAIQMEYTYQGQEYILNLIDTPGHVDFSYEVSRSIAACEGALLIVDAAQSIQAQTISNLYLALENDLEIIPVLNKVDLPSANPEEVSDDIIDLLGCKLEDIIHASGKTGFGVENILAAIIEKIPAPKGSKDEPLQALIFDSVYNPFRGIEVIFRVINGEIKKGQKIKFMATGNEYFADEIGTLKLNQVPKQVISAGDVGYLISGIKEAKEVKVGDTLTDAKEPTQNMITGFEDVKPMVFAGIYPVDTEDYEDLRSSMEKLQLNDASLVFVAESSAALGFGFRCGFLGMLHMEIIQERLEREFDMTVITTVPNVSYLAYTKKDPETPLIVNNPSDLPEPSKLDRVEEPYIKATIITKADFVGNVMSLCIEKRGLITNQTYLTTERVELNFDMPLAEIVFDFYDRLKTVSKGYASFDYSPIGMRTSKLVKLDVLLNAQTVDALSALIHEDNAYNIGKKMTEKLRELIPRQQFDIPIQAAIGAKIIARETIKALRKDVTAKCYGGDISRKRKLLEKQKKGKKRMRQVGNVEIPQEAFMAVLKLND
- a CDS encoding glycine--tRNA ligase, producing the protein MAKQEDLFKNVVSHAKEYGFIFPSSEIYDGLSAVYDYAQNGVELKKNIREYWWKSMVQMNENIVGLDAAILMHPTTWKASGHVDAFNDPLIDNKDSKRRYRADVLIEDYAEKLNQKAIKEIEKARVRFGEAFNEQEFVTTNARVMEYKAKEREILERMARSLGNEDLEDVKALIEELEIACPESGSRNWTEVRQFNLMFGTKLGASADSAMDLYLRPETAQGIFVNFLNVQKSGRMKVPFGIAQTGKAFRNEIVARQFIFRMREFEQMEMQFFVRPGEEMQWYEHWKATRLKWHLSLGLGKERYRFHDHEKLAHYANAAADIEFDFPFGFKELEGIHSRTDFDLKAHEQFSGRKLQYFDAELNQNYVPYVVETSVGLDRMFLAVFATSLKEETLEDGSTRTVLSLPAVLAPTKAAILPLVKKDGLPEIAHQIIADLKWDFNVTYDEKDAVGRRYRRQDALGTPFCITVDHQTIEDQTVTIRHRDSMKQDRVQIADLKNIIENEVSMKNWLMKMND
- a CDS encoding amidophosphoribosyltransferase; the encoded protein is MSDALQHECGIALVRLLKPLEFYKEKYGTAFYGIQKMYLMMEKQHNRGQDGAGFASIKFDVEPGQRYISRVRSNASQPIQDVFAQINERINEEMTNHPEYANNVALQKENIPYLGELFLGHVRYGTFGKNSIESVHPFLRQSNWMHRNLILAGNFNMTNVKELFQNLIELGQHPKEMADTVTVMEKIGHFLDKEVMQLYQECKEMGLNKREASPVIADRLDIAKILNRSSKNLDGGYAMAGLLGHGDAFVFRDPAGIRPAYFYQDDEVVVVASERPVIQTVFNVPFESVQEIDPGSALIIKKGGAISMKQILTPIEKKACSFERIYFSRGSDAEIYQERKNLGKLILPSVLKAIDQDTDNTVFSYIPNTAETSFYGLVEAAQDFLNQRKNDYILKNRSTLTEQTLQELLKVKIRTEKVAIKDAKLRTFITEDSSRDDLVAHVYDVTYGVIKPTDNLVIIDDSIVRGTTLKMSIIKMMDRLKPKRIVIVSSAPQIRYPDCYGIDMAKLEGLVAFRAALALLKERNLYHIVDEVYAKCKAQENFKDAEVVNYVTAIYEPFTPEEISDKIAEMLSSPEINAEVKIIFQTVEDLHIACPKNLGDWYFTGDYPTPGGNRVVNRAFMNFYEGKDARAY
- a CDS encoding superoxide dismutase; this encodes MAFELAPLPYAYDALEPHIDARTMEIHHTKHHNAYTTNLNAAIAGTDLEGKTIENILINLDKTNAAVRNNGGGFYNHNLFWSVMTPNGGGLPTGELLEAIEASFGTFEEFKAKFAKAGATQFGSGWAWLCVHKGGKLDVCGTPNQDNPLMPEVGCSGTPILGMDVWEHAYYLHYQNRRPDYIEAFFNVINWTEVTRRFVLDK